One region of Romeriopsis navalis LEGE 11480 genomic DNA includes:
- a CDS encoding RuBisCO large subunit C-terminal-like domain-containing protein: protein MSIEVDYRFPAGAHAEKLAKVIAVGQTVGSWDERWAEREASFRERLGQVTAIQTQDDGRNVATIAFPEANVEGDIASLLTMIFGKFSMAGVGKVIAVRLPLDYGTQPKFGISGIRSMLGLDDRPLVMAIFKPALGLSAADHAKIMAAVAPQGLDIIKDDEIMANLDSAPTMERLKACREVIDRTQDQTGKPLLYAVNVTGRADELITKARKLVAQGANALLLNVLTYGFSVLEALARDPEINVPIFAHPALAGAMCGAPNHGLSYRVVLGTLMAHAGADAVLYPAHYGSLPFEPAAEFAIRDALRDRNVFPVPSAGIHPGIVPMALRDYGQDVILNAGTGIMDHPQGAGAGVQAFFAALAQAQPGQKFVLENIGDGPLRSALEKWGVGE, encoded by the coding sequence ATGTCGATCGAAGTGGATTATCGTTTTCCGGCAGGTGCGCATGCGGAGAAGCTGGCGAAGGTAATTGCCGTAGGTCAGACGGTGGGTTCATGGGATGAGCGCTGGGCCGAGCGGGAGGCAAGTTTCCGCGAGCGCCTGGGTCAAGTCACCGCGATTCAGACCCAGGATGATGGCCGCAATGTCGCGACGATCGCCTTTCCTGAGGCGAATGTGGAGGGGGATATTGCCAGTTTACTGACGATGATTTTTGGCAAGTTCTCGATGGCCGGTGTGGGCAAGGTCATAGCAGTGCGGTTGCCGCTGGACTATGGGACGCAGCCAAAGTTCGGGATTTCGGGGATACGGTCAATGCTGGGGCTGGACGATCGGCCCTTAGTCATGGCAATTTTCAAACCGGCTTTAGGACTGTCTGCCGCTGACCACGCCAAGATCATGGCCGCGGTCGCACCCCAAGGGTTAGACATCATCAAAGACGATGAAATTATGGCCAACCTCGACAGTGCGCCAACAATGGAACGGCTCAAAGCCTGTCGTGAGGTGATCGATCGCACCCAGGATCAAACCGGAAAACCCTTGCTCTATGCGGTCAATGTCACCGGTCGGGCCGATGAATTAATCACCAAAGCCCGAAAATTAGTCGCACAGGGAGCAAATGCCCTACTGCTAAATGTGCTGACCTATGGCTTTTCGGTGCTCGAAGCCTTGGCCCGTGACCCGGAAATCAATGTGCCAATCTTTGCCCATCCAGCGTTGGCCGGGGCGATGTGCGGCGCGCCGAATCATGGTTTGAGCTATCGCGTGGTCTTGGGGACGTTGATGGCCCATGCGGGCGCCGATGCAGTGCTGTATCCGGCTCACTATGGCAGTTTACCCTTTGAGCCAGCAGCGGAGTTTGCCATTCGGGATGCCTTGCGCGATCGCAATGTTTTCCCGGTCCCATCGGCGGGGATTCATCCGGGGATTGTGCCGATGGCACTACGGGACTACGGCCAGGATGTGATTTTGAATGCGGGGACCGGGATTATGGATCACCCCCAGGGAGCCGGGGCCGGTGTGCAGGCATTCTTTGCCGCTTTAGCGCAAGCCCAGCCCGGACAAAAGTTTGTGCTGGAGAACATTGGCGATGGCCCACTCCGCAGCGCCTTAGAGAAATGGGGTGTGGGTGAGTAG
- a CDS encoding CHAT domain-containing protein, producing the protein MAQLQRVLSIALGIGIITSSLAPMATPWVVAQTTSDRIQGLLDRGAELASQKQYERALQQYQQALKQFSQNQPAKLKGQILSRIGNIYRDRRQYDQAIPYFKQARVIYQAGQHHLLEGITLRAIGLSYRNLRQYDQALASLQAAKPVLFKQPDRYWQMLIWYDLGNLYARRRDYPKAIQAFQTALPLARALKRGSSTGQTLYKLAQAQHQLKQFTAAETNYKASLPLLRAANYRRSEANVQLQLGRLANDQRQPRRAIPYFQTVLRFARKIPTTDLEYAARLNLGRSEQQLGNLRQATTHLTTALKLAQQGDHQSQIWIVLEALGNVALQRGDYARAITQLSQARKIAIAIQNPQGEHSTTLNLGNAYYAVGDYNRAGKTYQQALTFAQQRKDLAAVGQIVGSLGILYRQTRDYPQALEFTQLSLEIAEKLNDVAEKQVSLMDLGLLYSATQKPKLALNAYQKALALAKRTDNPRAIGKIYGNIGALYTQQQDYTQGAKFMRLSVALAQQSQDLREQGVGLSNLGAILNQLGQYAEAETHLRQSIAIWDKQRQGLNRNLEYKTADRQKIALFERQTYTYSHLQRSLVAQAKAEAALEISEQSRTRALVELMARKRQGQTVRLKEQLDINIDRLKQIAQAQKATIVEYALLRDNVKPEQRAQSKYGQADLLIWVIQPSGQVTLRQVDLRPLVKAQNIELDNLIRMSRNTIGVRSRGITIAAAQPSTDALPTIDQPLRQLHQFLIEPIQDLLPSDPTQHVVFIPQKQLFTVPFYALQDAQGRYLLEQHTIRTAPSIQALGQTQPPLTNPSPQRHQALFQNALIVGNPTMPSITLRNGAASEQLLPLPNATTEAQAIARIAQTKALIGPQATKSLVLERMQQAKLVHLATHGLLDDFQDLGIPGAIALAPDGTGQPNDGILTTDELTDPQRQLPAELVVLSACNTGRGTITGDGVIGLSRAFLGAGVPSVVVSLWAVDDRSTSVLMTEFYRNLKTNPDRAAALRQAMLKTRQQYPDPFHWAAFTLVGQK; encoded by the coding sequence ATGGCACAGCTGCAGCGGGTACTGTCGATCGCCCTTGGTATTGGGATCATCACTAGCTCCCTAGCGCCAATGGCCACCCCATGGGTCGTGGCCCAAACCACATCGGACAGGATTCAAGGATTGCTCGATCGTGGGGCTGAGTTGGCATCGCAAAAGCAATATGAAAGGGCCCTCCAGCAATACCAGCAAGCGCTCAAGCAGTTTTCCCAGAATCAACCCGCCAAACTCAAAGGCCAAATCCTCTCCCGCATTGGCAATATCTATCGCGACCGGCGGCAGTATGACCAAGCGATTCCCTATTTCAAACAAGCCCGCGTGATTTACCAAGCCGGTCAACATCATCTGCTGGAAGGCATCACCCTGAGGGCGATCGGGCTAAGCTATCGCAATTTGCGTCAGTACGATCAGGCGTTGGCCTCATTGCAAGCGGCCAAACCCGTTTTGTTCAAGCAGCCCGATCGCTATTGGCAAATGCTGATTTGGTACGATCTTGGGAATCTCTATGCTCGCCGGCGCGACTATCCCAAGGCGATTCAGGCTTTCCAAACGGCGCTGCCGCTCGCCCGGGCCCTTAAACGCGGGAGTTCCACAGGGCAAACGCTCTACAAACTGGCCCAGGCCCAACATCAACTCAAACAATTTACCGCCGCTGAAACAAATTACAAGGCCAGTTTGCCGCTGTTGCGTGCCGCGAACTATCGCCGCAGTGAAGCCAACGTTCAGTTGCAATTAGGTCGCCTCGCTAACGATCAGCGTCAACCTCGCCGTGCGATTCCGTATTTTCAAACCGTACTTCGCTTCGCCCGCAAAATTCCCACCACCGATCTCGAATACGCCGCGCGACTCAATCTGGGGCGCAGCGAACAACAGCTTGGTAACTTGCGTCAAGCAACGACACATCTCACCACAGCCTTAAAATTGGCCCAGCAGGGCGATCACCAAAGCCAAATCTGGATTGTATTAGAAGCTCTGGGGAATGTGGCACTTCAGCGCGGTGACTATGCCAGGGCAATTACCCAGTTAAGCCAAGCCCGCAAAATCGCGATCGCCATCCAAAATCCCCAGGGGGAACATTCCACAACGTTGAATCTGGGGAACGCTTACTATGCCGTCGGCGACTATAATCGTGCGGGCAAAACCTATCAGCAGGCCCTGACTTTCGCGCAGCAACGTAAAGACTTGGCCGCGGTGGGGCAAATTGTTGGTAGTTTAGGCATTCTGTATCGTCAGACGCGGGACTATCCGCAAGCCCTGGAATTTACTCAACTCAGCCTCGAAATTGCCGAGAAACTGAATGATGTGGCGGAAAAACAAGTCAGCTTGATGGATCTGGGCTTACTCTACAGCGCTACGCAAAAACCGAAGTTGGCCCTCAACGCCTATCAAAAAGCCTTAGCGCTGGCCAAACGCACCGATAATCCCCGCGCGATCGGTAAAATCTACGGGAATATTGGGGCGCTCTATACGCAGCAACAAGACTATACCCAAGGAGCAAAGTTCATGCGTTTGAGTGTGGCCCTAGCGCAGCAGTCGCAGGACTTGCGGGAACAAGGTGTTGGGCTGTCTAATCTGGGGGCAATTCTGAATCAGTTAGGCCAATATGCCGAAGCGGAAACCCACCTGCGCCAAAGCATTGCAATTTGGGACAAACAACGCCAAGGCTTGAATCGTAATCTGGAATATAAGACTGCCGATCGGCAAAAAATCGCCTTGTTTGAACGCCAAACTTACACCTATAGTCATCTACAACGTTCACTTGTGGCCCAAGCGAAAGCGGAAGCCGCGTTGGAAATTTCGGAGCAATCGCGGACCCGTGCCCTCGTCGAATTGATGGCGCGCAAACGCCAGGGGCAAACCGTCCGCCTCAAGGAACAACTCGATATCAATATCGATCGCCTGAAGCAAATTGCCCAAGCCCAAAAGGCGACGATCGTGGAATATGCCTTACTCCGCGATAACGTTAAACCGGAGCAACGGGCTCAGTCCAAGTATGGCCAAGCGGATCTGCTGATCTGGGTGATTCAACCCAGTGGTCAAGTCACCCTCCGCCAAGTTGATTTACGGCCCCTGGTTAAGGCCCAAAACATCGAACTCGATAACCTCATTCGGATGAGCCGGAATACGATTGGTGTGCGTAGCCGGGGGATTACGATCGCTGCCGCCCAACCCAGCACCGATGCGCTACCGACGATCGACCAACCATTACGCCAATTGCATCAATTTTTGATTGAACCGATCCAAGACCTATTACCGTCAGATCCGACCCAGCATGTTGTCTTTATTCCCCAGAAGCAGCTATTTACGGTGCCCTTCTACGCGCTCCAAGATGCGCAGGGGCGCTATCTGCTGGAACAGCATACAATCCGGACGGCCCCATCGATTCAAGCCCTCGGTCAAACTCAACCCCCGCTGACCAATCCGTCGCCCCAGCGCCATCAAGCCCTGTTCCAAAATGCCTTGATTGTCGGCAATCCGACGATGCCGTCGATTACCCTGCGGAATGGCGCGGCCAGTGAGCAATTATTGCCCCTGCCCAATGCCACCACTGAGGCCCAAGCCATTGCTCGAATTGCTCAGACCAAGGCGCTGATTGGCCCCCAAGCCACAAAATCCTTGGTGTTAGAGCGGATGCAACAGGCCAAGCTGGTCCACCTCGCGACCCACGGTTTGTTAGACGACTTTCAGGATTTGGGCATTCCGGGGGCGATCGCCCTAGCCCCCGATGGCACGGGGCAACCGAATGACGGCATTCTCACCACCGATGAATTAACTGACCCCCAACGGCAACTGCCCGCAGAATTAGTGGTACTTAGTGCTTGTAATACGGGTCGCGGGACGATTACCGGCGATGGTGTGATTGGTCTATCACGGGCCTTCCTTGGGGCTGGGGTGCCGAGTGTTGTGGTTTCGCTCTGGGCCGTTGACGATCGATCAACGTCAGTGCTGATGACGGAGTTTTATCGCAATCTCAAAACCAATCCGGATCGGGCGGCGGCGCTGCGCCAAGCGATGCTTAAAACTCGTCAGCAGTATCCTGACCCATTTCACTGGGCGGCGTTCACCTTAGTCGGACAGAAATAA
- a CDS encoding CHAT domain-containing protein, which produces MAKWPQACTIILGFGLMGSPLLPSQTSIVQAQTATQSSTALIDAASRLVDQKQYKRAITLYQQALTQLKSSQDVAVKRRALYLLGTTYRYDQQHQLAHAYLKQALTLDQQQKKPLLEGITLRAIGLNYRDQKQYDPALDYLKQAQVVLSQQPQRYWQMNSWYDLGNLYQRRKEYQQAITAYTTGLSIAQALQRINSIGMLHYRLAQSHNMLKANQVAAKHYKASIPLLRQTKYDVALINAHIQLGKVSRRLGQPKAAIAHVTTGLELAKKHKRQSQVLQALYNLGWLYNGMGLPTQSQPYLEQALALAREYQDEYYEQITLGELGLMALARGRYATAIDFLEQSLKLARRMKNWHGVQSNISNLGIAYYSLGDYNQAAGYYFQALKYAKATRNRSLEGKVNGSLGILYRVVKRYQAAETYSKTSLAIAQALGDLREQKTTYLDLGLLYSQQEKIDAAIDAYLKALDLAKRTDDAVVEGKLYGNLGLIYERQGEYQQAAEYMRASVAIAATRGDLRERGVGLSNLGTILIGLKQYDEAAKHLRASIAIWDHQRAELNRNRQYNKADRQKINLFERQAISYRHLQRALVAQSAVEPALEIAEQARTRALVELMARKQDGSTVNLGEQNNINITELKRIAREQNATIVEYSLLSGWVSPPAGQGTQRRLRDTTLLTWVIQPSGKVDLRQVDLRSIAAKYQTPLASLIRQSRQAIGVRSRGQRKADKRDQLPQPTSDRPRALDINLVNGSPLSLDKAPNRSAQALYQVLIAPIQDLLPQDQSQHVVFIPQDFLFSVPFYALQDAQGRYLIDQYTIRSAPSIQVLGLTKADRLPVADRNQALFESALIVGNPTMPTITSGTVTEQLLPLPATEIEAKQVAQLTNSTALIGAAAKKSTVLARMPQAKLIHLATHGLLDDFQNLGIPGAIALAPDGTGQPNDGILTTDELTSETFKLQADLVVLSACDTGRGQIKGDGVIGLSRSFLAAGVPSLVVSLWAVDDASTAVLMTEFYRQLKMNPDRAVALRQAMLKTREKYPDPYYWAAFSLVGQR; this is translated from the coding sequence ATGGCAAAGTGGCCGCAGGCATGCACAATCATTTTGGGCTTCGGTCTGATGGGTAGTCCCCTCCTGCCCAGCCAAACCTCGATCGTCCAGGCTCAAACCGCGACCCAATCGAGTACAGCCCTGATCGATGCCGCCAGTCGTTTAGTTGATCAGAAACAATATAAGCGCGCGATCACGCTTTATCAGCAAGCGCTGACCCAGCTGAAATCTAGTCAAGATGTGGCGGTCAAGCGCCGGGCTTTATATCTCCTTGGCACGACCTATCGCTATGACCAACAGCATCAACTGGCCCATGCCTATCTCAAGCAAGCCTTAACGCTGGATCAACAGCAGAAAAAGCCACTGCTTGAAGGGATTACTCTCCGGGCGATCGGCCTGAACTATCGCGACCAGAAACAATACGATCCCGCCTTAGACTACCTGAAACAAGCCCAAGTTGTCTTGAGTCAACAGCCGCAGCGCTATTGGCAAATGAATAGCTGGTACGACTTGGGTAACCTATACCAGCGACGGAAGGAATATCAACAAGCGATCACCGCTTATACCACCGGACTGTCGATCGCCCAGGCGCTTCAGCGCATCAACAGTATCGGGATGCTCCACTATCGTCTGGCTCAATCCCATAACATGCTGAAGGCCAATCAAGTGGCGGCTAAGCACTATAAAGCCAGTATTCCGCTGCTGCGCCAAACGAAATATGATGTTGCGCTGATCAATGCCCATATTCAATTAGGCAAAGTCTCCCGGCGACTCGGCCAACCCAAGGCGGCGATTGCCCATGTCACGACGGGCCTTGAACTGGCCAAAAAACATAAGCGCCAGAGTCAAGTACTCCAGGCGCTCTATAATCTGGGCTGGCTCTACAACGGCATGGGGCTACCGACTCAATCTCAGCCCTATTTAGAGCAAGCGTTGGCCTTAGCGCGGGAGTATCAAGATGAATACTATGAACAAATCACGCTGGGTGAATTAGGTCTGATGGCGTTGGCCCGTGGGCGTTATGCCACGGCGATCGATTTTTTGGAGCAATCGCTCAAACTGGCCCGCCGGATGAAAAATTGGCATGGTGTCCAATCGAATATCTCGAATCTCGGGATTGCCTATTATTCGCTCGGTGACTATAACCAGGCGGCGGGCTATTACTTTCAAGCCTTGAAATATGCCAAAGCCACCCGCAACCGCTCCCTTGAAGGCAAAGTCAACGGTAGTCTCGGCATTCTCTATCGCGTTGTCAAACGTTATCAAGCAGCCGAAACCTATAGCAAAACTAGTCTTGCCATTGCCCAAGCGCTCGGTGATCTGCGGGAACAGAAAACGACTTACCTTGATCTGGGCCTGCTGTATAGCCAACAGGAAAAAATTGATGCGGCGATCGACGCCTATCTCAAGGCCCTGGACTTAGCCAAGCGCACTGATGATGCGGTTGTGGAAGGCAAACTTTATGGAAATCTTGGTCTGATCTACGAACGTCAAGGCGAATATCAGCAGGCGGCGGAATATATGCGTGCCAGCGTGGCCATTGCTGCGACGCGGGGCGATCTGCGGGAACGGGGCGTCGGTTTATCCAACCTCGGCACAATCTTGATTGGGCTGAAGCAATACGATGAGGCGGCCAAACATCTCCGGGCCAGTATTGCGATTTGGGATCATCAGCGGGCCGAACTCAACCGCAATCGCCAATACAATAAGGCCGATCGGCAGAAAATCAATTTGTTTGAACGGCAAGCAATTAGCTATCGTCATTTGCAGCGGGCGCTGGTGGCCCAATCGGCCGTTGAACCGGCCCTCGAAATTGCGGAACAAGCGCGGACCCGTGCCTTAGTCGAATTGATGGCCCGCAAGCAAGATGGCTCAACGGTGAATCTTGGTGAACAGAACAACATTAATATCACCGAACTGAAACGGATTGCCCGCGAGCAAAATGCGACGATCGTTGAATATTCCCTGCTCTCGGGGTGGGTATCGCCGCCCGCCGGGCAAGGGACACAACGCCGCTTGCGTGATACAACGCTCTTGACTTGGGTGATTCAACCCAGTGGCAAAGTCGATCTGCGTCAGGTCGATTTGCGGTCGATCGCGGCCAAGTATCAAACGCCTTTAGCCAGCTTGATTCGCCAAAGCCGTCAAGCGATCGGCGTCCGCAGTCGGGGTCAACGCAAGGCCGATAAGCGCGACCAATTACCACAACCCACCAGTGATCGTCCTCGGGCCCTTGATATCAACCTCGTCAATGGCAGTCCACTGTCCTTGGACAAGGCCCCGAATCGTTCTGCCCAGGCACTCTATCAAGTTTTAATTGCGCCGATTCAAGATTTGCTGCCTCAGGATCAATCACAGCATGTGGTGTTTATTCCTCAGGACTTTCTCTTTAGCGTTCCGTTTTATGCGTTGCAAGATGCTCAAGGCCGTTACTTAATCGATCAATATACGATTCGGAGTGCACCCTCGATTCAAGTTTTAGGTTTAACGAAGGCCGATCGTCTCCCCGTCGCTGATCGCAATCAAGCCCTATTCGAATCGGCCTTAATCGTTGGCAATCCCACCATGCCAACGATTACCAGCGGTACGGTGACTGAACAGCTACTGCCTTTGCCGGCTACCGAAATCGAAGCAAAACAAGTCGCCCAGTTGACCAATAGCACTGCCCTGATTGGGGCGGCGGCGAAGAAATCGACGGTGCTCGCCCGCATGCCTCAGGCAAAGTTAATCCACCTGGCGACCCATGGTCTTCTGGATGATTTTCAGAATTTGGGGATTCCGGGGGCGATCGCCCTAGCCCCCGATGGCACGGGTCAGCCGAATGATGGCATTCTCACCACCGACGAACTCACCAGCGAAACATTCAAACTCCAAGCTGATCTGGTCGTCTTAAGTGCCTGCGATACCGGTAGGGGACAGATTAAAGGCGATGGCGTGATTGGGCTATCGCGCTCATTTCTGGCCGCCGGAGTACCGAGTTTAGTGGTCTCCCTGTGGGCCGTTGATGATGCCTCTACAGCCGTTCTGATGACGGAGTTCTATCGTCAGTTAAAAATGAATCCCGATCGGGCGGTAGCGCTCCGCCAAGCCATGCTCAAAACCCGTGAAAAATATCCCGATCCCTATTACTGGGCGGCTTTCTCCCTGGTGGGACAACGATAA
- a CDS encoding CHAT domain-containing protein codes for MATMQRLIGLTIGLSLITAAMPIAPIPAVVAATPAPSMRLKSLLDQAERYRQRQQFKRAITIYRQGLPLLPKASNWKLKSRLLFRLGNSYRRDQQYGQAIPYLKQALDIYQANNHLFSEAYTLRSIGLSYRSEGNYDAALKYLKQAQTAFFKQTDRFWQLNSLYDLGNIYAQRQEHHLTVSTFQQALAINRSVKQVNYQGELLYKIAIAQHRLKQFDAAIANYKASIPITQFDRYKIGAHFYLGKIYYDRAEYQTTIRYLNEGLKLARRTKHQDKQLQLLYDLGTTYNRLGNPQKAAPLLRKSLQLAQTLQAKGYEQSSLQALGNMLRQRGQYAESIAYTTQSLQLAQQLQRPNGIQGSRISLGLAHYYLGDYKQAERYYLQVLHDAKAQQNLAMEGRVHGNLGLLYRQTNNRSKALQHSQQSLRIARQLNDSTEVASTLLDLGLLYDQFGQIDQAITHYLTALDIAQTIEHKVLSGRLYGNLGMIYRRQGDLGKAQQFMRSSIAIAQQTGDRREQGVGLSNLGLILLDAKQYAAAEQSLRSSIRLWEQQRAELNRHDQYNTVDRQKITLFERQAHSYRHLQMALVKQHKATAALAVAEQARTHALVDLMARKQSGSAVALGEQPDINIQQLKQIARDQQATIVEYSLISQTNLLIWVIQPNGQVNLRQVNPTIADQGDLKTITRNTRNAIGVRSRRQPRQPNRGSTSIASPTQSLHSILIQPIADLLPRDPAQHVVFIPHQSLFTVSFAALKDAQGKYLIDQHTIRTAPSIQVLGLTQRSANQGSSSSATRNQSLFEQALIVGNPQMPTIVTRNNQGEYRETLQSLPYAETEAKQIAKLINSQPLIGDQATKDVVVQRMRQAKLIHLATHGLLDDFQDLGIPGAIALAPNGTGQPNDGILTTDELTNTQFPLQAELVVLSACDTGQGNITGDGVIGLSRSFLAAGVPSLVVSLWAVDDQSTTVLMTEFYRQLKTTPDRAAALRQAMLKTREKYPNPYDWAAFSLVGQP; via the coding sequence ATGGCAACAATGCAGCGATTAATCGGTTTGACGATCGGGCTTAGCCTCATCACTGCTGCGATGCCGATCGCCCCAATTCCTGCTGTTGTCGCCGCGACTCCGGCCCCCAGCATGCGGCTCAAATCACTCCTCGATCAAGCCGAGCGTTATCGCCAGCGGCAACAATTCAAACGAGCGATCACGATTTATCGCCAAGGACTACCATTACTGCCAAAAGCCTCGAACTGGAAGCTGAAAAGTCGCTTGCTATTTCGCCTTGGTAATAGTTATCGCCGTGACCAGCAGTATGGTCAAGCCATTCCCTATCTGAAGCAAGCACTGGACATTTATCAGGCAAATAACCATCTTTTCTCAGAAGCCTATACCTTGCGATCGATCGGCCTGAGCTATCGCAGTGAAGGCAATTATGATGCCGCATTGAAATATCTGAAGCAAGCTCAGACTGCATTTTTTAAGCAAACCGATCGCTTTTGGCAACTCAATAGTCTTTACGATTTAGGGAATATCTACGCCCAACGTCAGGAGCACCATCTGACTGTCAGCACCTTTCAGCAGGCCCTTGCGATCAATCGCAGCGTCAAGCAGGTCAACTACCAGGGCGAACTCCTATACAAAATTGCCATTGCCCAACATCGTCTCAAACAATTTGATGCGGCCATTGCGAACTACAAAGCCAGTATTCCTATTACCCAATTCGATCGCTATAAAATCGGCGCACACTTTTACCTTGGCAAAATCTACTACGATCGGGCGGAGTATCAGACGACGATTCGCTATTTAAACGAAGGACTTAAACTTGCGCGTCGGACCAAACATCAAGACAAACAGCTACAACTGCTCTACGACTTGGGCACCACCTACAATCGTCTCGGTAATCCCCAAAAAGCGGCCCCACTGCTCAGGAAATCACTCCAACTGGCCCAAACGCTCCAAGCTAAAGGCTATGAGCAAAGTAGTCTGCAAGCCTTAGGCAACATGCTCCGCCAGCGTGGACAATACGCCGAGTCGATCGCCTATACGACGCAATCCCTCCAACTCGCCCAGCAACTCCAACGTCCCAACGGTATCCAGGGCAGTCGCATCAGTCTTGGTTTGGCACATTATTATTTGGGCGACTATAAACAAGCTGAAAGGTACTACCTCCAGGTGCTCCACGATGCTAAGGCGCAACAAAATCTGGCGATGGAAGGTCGGGTTCACGGCAATTTAGGATTGCTCTATCGCCAAACCAATAACCGCTCCAAAGCGCTCCAACATAGTCAACAGAGTCTCCGTATTGCGCGGCAGTTAAATGATTCTACGGAAGTGGCATCCACCTTACTTGATCTGGGCTTGCTCTATGATCAGTTTGGTCAGATTGACCAAGCGATTACGCATTATTTAACGGCACTCGATATCGCCCAGACGATCGAACATAAGGTGCTCTCAGGACGGCTGTACGGCAACTTAGGCATGATATATCGTCGTCAAGGGGATTTGGGCAAGGCGCAGCAATTTATGCGATCGAGTATCGCCATTGCACAGCAAACGGGTGATCGCCGCGAGCAGGGTGTGGGCCTCAGTAATTTAGGCTTAATCCTGCTGGATGCCAAGCAATATGCGGCGGCGGAACAGTCTCTGCGATCAAGCATTAGGCTTTGGGAACAACAGCGGGCTGAACTTAATCGCCATGATCAGTACAACACTGTTGATCGTCAAAAAATCACACTGTTTGAACGACAAGCCCATAGCTATCGCCATCTCCAAATGGCTTTAGTGAAGCAGCATAAAGCGACTGCGGCGTTGGCCGTGGCGGAACAGGCGCGGACCCATGCGTTAGTTGATCTGATGGCGCGTAAGCAGTCCGGCTCTGCCGTGGCGCTCGGTGAACAACCCGACATTAATATCCAGCAACTCAAACAAATTGCCCGCGATCAACAAGCGACGATCGTCGAATATTCTCTGATCAGTCAAACGAATTTGCTTATCTGGGTGATTCAGCCGAATGGCCAAGTCAATCTGCGCCAAGTTAATCCCACCATCGCTGACCAAGGGGATTTAAAAACGATTACCCGTAATACGCGCAATGCAATCGGCGTCCGCAGTCGTCGCCAGCCGCGTCAGCCCAATCGTGGGAGCACATCAATTGCGTCCCCAACGCAATCACTCCACTCAATTTTGATTCAACCGATCGCGGATTTGTTGCCCCGCGATCCAGCGCAGCACGTCGTTTTTATTCCCCACCAGTCCCTGTTCACGGTTTCCTTCGCCGCGCTCAAAGATGCCCAAGGCAAATATCTCATCGATCAACATACAATTCGGACAGCGCCTTCAATTCAAGTTTTAGGACTGACACAAAGGTCGGCCAATCAAGGCTCATCATCCAGTGCGACTCGCAATCAGTCGCTATTTGAGCAAGCCCTGATCGTTGGTAATCCGCAGATGCCAACGATCGTCACCCGGAATAACCAAGGCGAATATCGTGAAACATTACAAAGTCTGCCCTACGCCGAAACTGAGGCAAAACAAATTGCCAAACTGATTAACAGTCAGCCCCTGATCGGCGATCAAGCCACGAAAGACGTGGTGGTTCAGCGGATGCGCCAAGCCAAACTAATTCATCTTGCCACCCACGGGTTATTGGATGATTTTCAAGATCTGGGGATTCCGGGGGCAATCGCCCTGGCCCCGAATGGCACGGGCCAACCCAATGATGGCATCCTCACGACCGATGAACTGACTAATACGCAATTCCCCTTGCAGGCGGAGTTAGTCGTCCTTAGTGCTTGCGATACTGGTCAGGGGAATATTACAGGCGATGGGGTGATTGGCTTGTCACGATCGTTTCTCGCGGCGGGTGTCCCCAGTTTAGTTGTCTCACTGTGGGCCGTTGACGATCAATCTACTACGGTATTAATGACCGAGTTTTATCGTCAGTTGAAGACGACCCCGGATCGGGCGGCTGCCCTGCGCCAAGCTATGCTTAAAACCCGAGAAAAGTATCCTAATCCCTATGATTGGGCGGCTTTTAGCTTAGTGGGGCAGCCATAG